The following are encoded together in the Ktedonobacterales bacterium genome:
- a CDS encoding 4-hydroxy-3-methylbut-2-enyl diphosphate reductase, whose translation MEVVKVSPRGYCYGVVDAMQIARNAAKDASLPRPLYIIGLIVHNRFAVDELTRLGIVSLDGPDRAAILEQVQTGTVIFTAHGVSPEVQERASARGLHCIDATCPDVAKTHELVKRLVAEGYRIIYIGKKGHPEPEGVIGEAPDAVHLVETEEDLAALQLSEEQTRKLALSTQTTLSQWDTQRLIEAVRARWPHVVVHNDICMATQQRQEAVAAQAKGADLTIVVGDPRSNNTNRLVQVSEDIAGTPAVRIERLEDLRPEWLVGKKRIAITAGASTPSQITREVIRYVEQFGEQEKGTHYAKPGGNPGKS comes from the coding sequence ATGGAAGTAGTCAAAGTCTCGCCGCGCGGCTATTGTTATGGCGTCGTAGACGCCATGCAGATTGCGCGCAACGCTGCAAAAGACGCCAGCTTACCCCGGCCACTCTACATCATTGGCCTGATCGTCCATAACCGTTTTGCCGTTGATGAACTGACCCGGCTCGGCATCGTCAGCCTGGATGGCCCCGACCGCGCCGCCATTCTGGAGCAGGTCCAAACCGGAACCGTCATCTTTACCGCGCATGGCGTCTCCCCCGAAGTGCAAGAACGAGCGAGCGCGCGCGGGCTGCATTGTATTGACGCCACCTGCCCGGATGTCGCCAAAACCCACGAGCTTGTCAAGCGGCTGGTCGCCGAAGGTTATCGTATCATCTACATCGGCAAAAAAGGCCATCCCGAACCGGAGGGCGTCATCGGCGAAGCGCCAGACGCCGTTCATCTGGTTGAAACCGAGGAAGATCTGGCCGCCCTCCAATTGAGCGAAGAACAAACGCGCAAACTGGCCCTTTCAACCCAGACCACCCTGAGCCAGTGGGATACCCAACGACTCATCGAAGCTGTGCGCGCACGCTGGCCCCATGTCGTCGTCCACAACGACATCTGCATGGCAACCCAGCAGCGCCAGGAAGCGGTAGCCGCACAGGCCAAAGGAGCAGACCTGACCATTGTGGTCGGCGACCCGCGCAGCAACAACACCAATCGGCTCGTGCAGGTCTCAGAAGACATCGCAGGCACACCAGCAGTGCGCATCGAGCGGCTGGAAGACCTGCGACCAGAATGGCTCGTCGGCAAAAAACGGATCGCCATCACGGCTGGCGCTTCCACACCCAGCCAGATTACCCGCGAGGTGATCCGCTACGTTGAGCAGTTCGGCGAACAGGAGAAGGGGACGCACTATGCAAAGCCTGGGGGGAATCCTGGCAAGTCGTGA
- a CDS encoding helicase-associated domain-containing protein, with product MQSLGGILASRDVEELRAIAALWGLTPPRDVGMGSVNRLESGIRDTISARFVWEHLDETERTVLYAILGPSARNWRPLDQLPEQTGLEAPQARATLDKLKRRRLALEELAKVQGAELYGQRAVYFGYTFNRPANQPIESKQIVYIPTEIATVLYTTGREIFSPQGGRAQKTLDEILMPYRQGDLDQIGRRYGLVVQSYSSRNDVRQAMAANLCQADAVRYALARLEPGLRSLYEKLIAHDGCLYMRDVRRLTGLDGPTLNAALHTLEEFAIAFDTFSDGRRVLFVPRETLENLRRDATRTRVEVGLRACDEPGAVVPANPSFLWDLAMFVACIHQQEIELTRSDALHKRVATKLLPRLGGPRAQNPDEAQALGYLEMLKQEARELGLVAVVPLAEKAAEPTKPARGRAKANGASEEAKGRLAPGPKLDAWAQYDLAGQARKLFRRWLTDRWWVDQLGAGYRGWLSHYIDVGAARVAVQKALCACEPGVWYTLASLRDTIQGDDPFVLRPVQRFAGEAGFKLADQLRARWEQTDGEVIAGIVRSSLAEMGLVALGYQRETPPGPNEAVNPDAFMLTDLGAAALGFGTLSPEQSETPAEFPAVNGSNPACAPNGLLTNCSSQPLIVQPNFEVLVMEPCMPVLYHLPRYAVTERIGRVSRFTLTREALLRGLAAGLSLENILSSLEQQSQKGLPQNIAYTLRDWARQYKEARVNQVILLEMGDEALANELANSGKLAALGLRRLGPCALAAPGETNLRDLHRALKKLGVAVKFGGGLQEPDDPDERPTPSARKRSAVSARR from the coding sequence ATGCAAAGCCTGGGGGGAATCCTGGCAAGTCGTGATGTCGAAGAGCTACGCGCTATCGCGGCGCTCTGGGGGCTGACGCCTCCCAGAGATGTTGGCATGGGGTCCGTGAACCGCCTGGAAAGCGGCATCCGCGACACCATCAGCGCCCGCTTTGTCTGGGAACACCTGGATGAAACGGAGCGCACTGTGCTCTATGCCATCCTTGGCCCCTCGGCGCGCAACTGGCGGCCCCTCGATCAACTCCCAGAGCAAACCGGCCTGGAGGCGCCGCAGGCGCGCGCCACGCTCGATAAGCTCAAGCGCCGCCGCCTGGCGCTGGAGGAGCTTGCCAAAGTCCAGGGCGCCGAACTCTACGGCCAGCGCGCCGTCTATTTCGGCTACACCTTCAACCGCCCGGCCAACCAGCCTATCGAGAGTAAGCAGATCGTCTATATCCCCACCGAAATCGCCACCGTCCTCTACACCACGGGCCGCGAGATCTTCTCCCCGCAGGGAGGCCGCGCGCAGAAAACCCTCGACGAAATCCTGATGCCCTATCGCCAAGGCGACCTCGACCAGATTGGCCGTCGCTATGGCCTGGTTGTTCAATCCTATTCTTCGCGCAACGACGTGCGCCAGGCGATGGCCGCCAATCTCTGCCAGGCCGACGCTGTGCGCTATGCCCTGGCGCGGCTGGAGCCGGGGCTGCGCAGCCTCTACGAAAAATTGATCGCGCACGACGGCTGCCTGTATATGCGTGATGTCCGGCGTCTGACCGGATTGGATGGCCCGACGCTTAACGCCGCCTTGCATACCCTGGAAGAGTTCGCCATCGCCTTCGACACCTTCAGCGATGGCCGCCGCGTCCTCTTTGTTCCACGTGAAACATTGGAAAATCTGCGGCGCGATGCCACCAGGACGCGCGTGGAGGTTGGCCTGCGCGCCTGCGACGAACCAGGCGCTGTTGTGCCCGCCAACCCTTCTTTTCTGTGGGATCTGGCAATGTTCGTCGCCTGCATCCACCAGCAAGAAATCGAACTGACGCGCTCCGATGCCCTGCATAAGCGTGTCGCCACGAAGCTGCTGCCGAGGCTCGGCGGGCCACGCGCCCAGAACCCCGATGAAGCGCAGGCGCTGGGCTATCTCGAAATGCTCAAGCAGGAAGCCCGCGAGCTTGGGTTGGTGGCCGTCGTGCCGCTGGCCGAAAAGGCCGCCGAGCCGACGAAACCGGCCAGAGGACGGGCCAAAGCCAACGGCGCCAGCGAAGAAGCCAAAGGCCGCCTGGCGCCAGGGCCAAAGCTGGATGCCTGGGCGCAGTACGATCTGGCGGGCCAGGCGCGCAAACTCTTTCGCCGCTGGCTGACTGACCGCTGGTGGGTTGACCAGCTTGGCGCGGGCTATCGCGGCTGGCTCTCGCACTATATAGATGTCGGCGCGGCGCGCGTGGCCGTCCAGAAGGCGCTGTGCGCCTGCGAGCCGGGCGTCTGGTACACCCTGGCCTCGCTGCGCGACACCATTCAGGGCGACGACCCCTTTGTGCTGCGTCCGGTACAGCGTTTCGCCGGGGAGGCTGGCTTCAAGCTGGCCGATCAACTCCGCGCGCGCTGGGAACAGACCGACGGCGAAGTGATCGCGGGCATCGTGCGCTCGTCGCTGGCCGAGATGGGTCTGGTGGCCCTGGGCTATCAGCGCGAAACCCCGCCAGGGCCAAACGAAGCCGTCAACCCTGACGCCTTCATGCTCACCGACCTTGGCGCAGCGGCGCTGGGCTTCGGCACGCTCTCGCCGGAGCAGAGCGAGACGCCTGCGGAGTTCCCCGCCGTCAACGGCAGCAATCCCGCCTGCGCCCCCAACGGTTTGCTGACCAACTGTTCATCACAGCCGCTCATCGTCCAGCCCAACTTTGAGGTGCTGGTCATGGAACCGTGTATGCCCGTCCTCTATCACCTGCCGCGCTACGCCGTGACGGAGCGCATCGGGCGCGTCAGCCGCTTCACCCTCACCCGCGAGGCGCTGCTGCGCGGGCTTGCCGCTGGCCTCTCGTTGGAAAATATTCTGTCCTCCCTGGAGCAGCAGAGCCAGAAGGGCCTGCCGCAGAACATCGCCTATACCCTGCGCGATTGGGCGCGGCAGTACAAAGAGGCGCGTGTCAATCAGGTCATCTTGCTGGAGATGGGCGACGAGGCGCTGGCGAACGAACTGGCGAACTCAGGCAAGCTGGCCGCGCTGGGCCTGCGGCGGCTTGGCCCCTGCGCGCTGGCCGCCCCTGGCGAGACGAACCTGCGTGACCTGCACCGGGCGCTCAAGAAACTGGGTGTGGCCGTCAAGTTTGGCGGCGGCCTCCAGGAACCCGACGACCCCGACGAGCGCCCGACGCCCTCCGCGCGCAAACGCAGCGCCGTCAGCGCCCGGCGCTAG
- a CDS encoding helix-turn-helix transcriptional regulator, which yields MEDSPWSDFGQWLQRTRRRQGLSQERLAELMGCTQNYIWRLEKGKRHPSKAFLRLLRHEMPLTPAEAARLDEFIQMVQYQCDGFERERERE from the coding sequence ATGGAAGACAGCCCCTGGAGCGACTTTGGGCAATGGTTACAGCGAACACGTAGGCGGCAAGGATTATCACAGGAGCGGCTGGCGGAACTGATGGGCTGCACCCAGAATTACATCTGGCGTCTGGAAAAGGGAAAGCGACACCCCAGCAAAGCGTTCCTGCGGCTGTTGCGGCATGAGATGCCGCTCACCCCGGCAGAGGCAGCGCGGCTGGATGAGTTCATCCAGATGGTTCAGTATCAGTGCGATGGCTTCGAGAGAGAGAGAGAGAGAGAATAA